Below is a window of Ahaetulla prasina isolate Xishuangbanna chromosome 1, ASM2864084v1, whole genome shotgun sequence DNA.
aagaacaaacaaataaataaatatgtgcctAAAAATGTATTGACATTCCACAATTCTTTACTATTCGttaggaaaaatgaaaattttagtTCAACAAAGTGTAAACCTAATAAATTTATTGTGGTATTCAGAGTAGGATAAGCCTAAAGAATTGAGAAAAGCTATTTTATGTTTTCTACCCTACCGAACTGCGTGTAATGACATGGTCTAGTTGAAATAGCATCATATCTTGTTGAGTAGCCATATACGCAGcacttttaaagaaaatatagctAATGGGTGTCTGAGATTCTTTGGCAACTTCAGATAGTCATCAAAACCACCTCTGGAGCTTCATCAGCAATTAAAGACCCCATGAAGCAGGGGACAGAGTCTTGTACAGATGACTGAACAGCACCTTTCATTGCACTTTAAAgcacagcttttaaaaaaaaacatacctgTTGGGAAATTCCCTCcaaaaaacatattaaatatttCTTCTGGCGTTATATCTGCTTCAAATTCTCTGTAATAGTTATAGTGGTTGGGCACATTGGTATAAAAAGTATCTTCCTGTTCTCCAAACTGATCGTACTGTAATCTCTTTTCAGGGTTGCTCAAAACTGCAAAAGCTGTGCCTATTGCTGTAgagtggaagagaaaaataaagaaaaccaaTCAAAACCAATCAAAAAAGAAACCCTGATGAAATACATAACCATATTGTAGAAGCAACTCCGAAAGAACATCTTTTTGTTCCACATCCAGCAGAAATGTGTAATGTTTGTATTCTATTATTTGAACATTGGGAAACTGTAATGGTAGAAGAAATAACCTGGAAGAATGGGAAAAAGATAACTAGGTCAATGATTAAAGAAATCTGAGTTTTGGGCAAAAATGTAAGTTGAGAAAGTGTCTTAGATATGTGTCTAGTTTTCATGAAGATTGTACCCTAGCATGACATGAACTCCTTTACAGGCAAGGCGTACTGatattattttgtattcatttctATTATTATCATACTATTATTGTACTTAATTCACATTCTCCTTGGAATGAGATCCCAATATAGTGCTTGCTTTACTGTTCTCTTAATTATGTATCGCCGGCCATCACACAGCCACCTTTAGTGTCCAATGGGAACACAAATATGAAATTTCAAATCAACATATGATCTAGATTAGGATTCAGACTAACCTGACAAGTTACATCAGTCACTGACGTCAAATTCTTACAAAGAATTGTATGTGAGGAATATGCAAATAGCAACTATTTCCTAAATGGTGGCTAGAATCTTTCTTAGTGTTTCACTTAGAATTATGCAATACTACAGTTGTAGGTAGGAACCTGTTATAAAAATATCTTCCTGTTAGCCAACATAGCACTGGAAGATCTTCAAAGTTTGCTATGGTCCCTTTCAAGTTGTTTCACCTACCTTTGAATGCATCTGTTGCTCCTGGAGCACAATTCTTGTCAGGATGAAATTTAAGAGCAAGTTTTCGGTAAGCTTTCTTTAGTTCTTCATCTTTTGCATCTCTTCCTACGCCTAGAATTTCATAGTAATTCTTACTCTCCTTTATTCTACAAAATAAGCACAATTCTTTAATTTTGTAACTTTTCCCAAAAAAAACAACTTACAGATTCTTATTAATGCTAAAGCATACCTTCCACCCCAGTAAGGTGCTTTTCTAATTTTGTTATACTTTGCAGATTTGCTTTACTGATAGAAAGGGTTTCAGTGCTGTTCTTGGGCATTGAGTGCAATCCAAGTTAAACTTGCATAATGAAACCTGTGTTGCACTATTGTGATGCCAGTTCCAGTGCTTTTGTACATGCATTGTCACATATGTAAGGGGCAGAGCTTGAGTGACAACACTACATTCATAATTCTGACAAAAGCCTCTGATCCTACAGATGTTTAAGCAAAAAAATTTGTCCTATGCTTCCTGGATGGTCTAGCAACTTTTGGTATAATTAAGCAAGATATATTTCTGTAGTCATTGAGCCAATTGGACTCTCACATTCAGAACTCAACAACTACTATTCTTCTGACAGTAAATAGGTGGGATCTTCTTAGTATTTTATGGTATCTCCATGTTATTCATAACTGGCATAGCTTCTGTACAATATATAAGATATGGACGGCTCCATTCCAAATGAAACAGAGGATTTCATTTCTTTGGTAAGCCATTATCTGAAGTCAGTAATGAATTATTTAATTGAAATTCTGTGTATACAAGATAACATGCCCAGCGTGAATACAACTTCCCAAATCAGGAGCTCTCCAATTGTCTTGTTCCACAATTTTCATAATTCcaagatttatttaatttaacaaTTCCTAGATAAAAGGATACACAGCTCAAGCTATTTGATGGGCACCAGATTGGGGAATATAGAGattagttttataaatttattaattaaacaggTTGAAAGTCTAACAAGTATGAATATATTCTAATTGGGCAAATTCCCATTTACCTTTGAACTCCAAGTAACTGTTCCTTGGTGTAGGTCATGCTGCCTTCTCCAAATGTTGACTGGCTTCTTCCACTGTCACACATACGTTCCTTTTTCATTCTCATACAGTCACTACAGCCACAACTATCAAAATTGGTTCTTACTTCCTCCAACGGACATGGATTTCTTCTCAGCTCATCAATTAATGCTGAAAGAATGACAGCCTtcctatgtatgtatatttatcaAAGTGGATCACAAATGACATACTTCAAAATACCCATGCACAAATATatattatgtgagcaaagtgcaaaacaaagccaaacaaaacaaagcaaaacaaagccaaagcctgaagatgatgagtgagatctcatcgaaacattgcctaattacttccaatcttacacgggaaaagacccgaacataccaaacatacatacatacatacatatatatacaggtttatatatatatacaggttttggtatgttcgggtcttttcccgtgtaagattggataTATGTCGTGGCATTTTCGGTCTTTTCccctgtaaggttgagagtatcctggtgacgtttcgacgaggtctcactcatcatattcaggctgtcagctttgctcacagaagcaggaagctgaagacaccagcctgaagatgatgagtgagacctcattgaaatgttgccaagatactctcaaacttacatgggaaaagacctgaaaattccaagacctacatacctatacctgtgaaaacctacaaaaacaaacaaatattctatttttttgtgAGCTATTAACCTATAAAATACATACAAAAATGCATAACAAAACTGAAAGTCCCTTAAAATTATGTATTATAGTAAATTTCAATtcatttctaaaataataatattttactcatatatgtgtttatatactatataatcttttttgtatgatacctacatatattgttgtgacaaaataaataaataaataaatgtggtccAACAGCAATGCCAGCCCACTGAAGATTTTCATTAGTAATGTAGATTTAAAAAACTCATGCAACCCTATTTTTTATGCTGTATTACTAGCCACCCTGCATGTACATCCAGTGTACTGTCTACAATTATATGAAAGTTTTTCCTTAAAGTTCTACATAGTTGCATAAATTGCAATTCCTTAGGTATATGCATTTGCCCAAACCCACAATAGGTTAAAAATCCCTCCCAGAGTTCAAAACTTTTTTCCTCATTCTTTTCCATTCTACAAATCTATCCCTGGTTCCTCAGAACTAAAGCTAACTTCCATTCTCAAATCTCATCCAAGCAACACTTCTTCTACATTGTCCTGCTGGTCTCCAATCCTCCCTCACCTGAGACATATCAAAGAGCAGCTATGTTTATCTgctgcaagagaaaaaaaatgcttttcaaaagcaGCAGCACAAACTGACGCAATTCACACGCGTGAATGATTTTGcaacttcaatattttttttacaccCTTTATCTGTCAATAGAAGCATCGCCTAAAGCGCTCTCCCCGTTTCCTTTCTTCCAACTTGCATTTCTCATTTGAAACGTGCCcccgtatccatccatccatccatccggttGAAAAGCTGGAGCCACAATATGGGATATGGTCATTCTGTGATGTCTCACAAGGCTCTCCTCTCTGGGTAACCGGAGCACCGATGTCCCTTAGTAAGATTTAAGCCCCCAAGCCGGCCGTTTCCCCCCGGCTGTGGCCCGCGTCATCGGCGCCGAGCCTTACCTTCGGCCCAGCGATCCCCGGGGCTCAGTCCTGCCATTTTCCCATCTGGTGGGAAGGAAGGATCCACCAAGCAGCCCGGAGGATCACGTGAACGCGAGCACAGTGCAGCCTGGGTAGCGTAGTCCTCGCGTGTTCGGCAGCTGCCCCGCCCCCCTCCTGCCAGGGCCCAGCGCTTTTGGCGGGAAAAGAAGCGGTCGCCCCGTTGTGAAAAGACACGCGAGCTGCAAGGGGGCGGGGTAGGGCTCGCGCGCTCCGTGTGTATAACTCGCAAGCGCGCGCGGTCTCCCGAAACCGAGCCGTCATTTTTTCACTCCGGAGTTTCTAGAAACCAAACCACGCAGGGCTTTTTAACCAGGGAGATGAGAGAGCTAGAGCggcacccccttttttttctggGCGCCCATAGAGAAGAGTCGTGAAGAGAGCCCTTTGCTTCCACATCTgaagggagaagaagggaaaatACAAGAATGCTGTCATTTGTGGGTCAGTTCGGCCGCTCGGAGGGAGCGCTCCTTTTCTCTTGCTGCGGTTAATGCACGCAGAAGCATGAAGGCTTTCTATATTCCTCAAGGTAGACAAAAGATTGAGGTCTGACTACGACTTTCAATGGCCGCGAAGGCGGTCAGGTCTGGGGTCACCTTTATAGCGAAAGTCCTCCGGGCGGTTTTTAGTACTAAAGAAAAACCCGGAGGAGATGTAATTCTAACTGCTAGGCCAGAAGCACCCGCTATGACGTACTTTCAAATGCCTTTACGTTTGGCATTGACGTTttactgaggggtccttggggctctcttgagctggcttgttttcttgcagacgtttcattaccccaaactaggtaacgtcaaactggggtgttacctagtttgggttaacgtaacgtctgcaagaaaacaagccagctcaaGGTCCcctttattt
It encodes the following:
- the DNAJC18 gene encoding dnaJ homolog subfamily C member 18 isoform X1 — encoded protein: MAGLSPGDRWAEALIDELRRNPCPLEEVRTNFDSCGCSDCMRMKKERMCDSGRSQSTFGEGSMTYTKEQLLGVQRIKESKNYYEILGVGRDAKDEELKKAYRKLALKFHPDKNCAPGATDAFKAIGTAFAVLSNPEKRLQYDQFGEQEDTFYTNVPNHYNYYREFEADITPEEIFNMFFGGNFPTGNIHMFSNSSVDPPCYPQRNRHERTWAQDEQEEEIRPQNTYSAFIQLLPVFIIILVSIVTQLMATNPPYSLFFKSSLGHTVVRETQNLQVPYYVDKNFENNYHGVELEELEKHIEKDYIDYVQTSCRKEKQQKSELSNLAKLYRDERLKQKAESIKLENCEKLSNLIGIQRSRQLAEA